The following proteins are encoded in a genomic region of Hydra vulgaris chromosome 05, alternate assembly HydraT2T_AEP:
- the LOC136080003 gene encoding uncharacterized protein LOC136080003 produces the protein MAKITRLKARAYLFEEESLIENLTQITFATNKELILNFKFKRSSNKLTPSKRFIGCTDGPDKFAKCSGLVNCPDNCILFAVKKPWLDGGYKDGLLTDKSIRNNITRLIDSWETLKKSKNKDSKVAEKSREEFKKKGEQVFWIGKDNIKEKKRALINFHTMLISNF, from the exons atggCTAAAATTACGAGACTAAAAGCTAGAGCTTATTTATTTGAAGAAGAAAGCCTGATAGAAAACTTAACTCAGATAACTTTTGCAACAAATAAAGAATTAATtcttaactttaagtttaaaagaTCTAGTAACAAGTTAACTCCATCCAAAAGGTTTATTGGTTGTACTGATGGGCCCGATAAATTCGCAAAGTGCTCCGGACTTGTCAATTGCCCTGACAACTGTATTctttttgcagtaaaaaaacCATGGTTAGACGGAGGTTATAAAGATGGATTATTAACGGATAAATCTATAag GAATAATATTACTCGTTTAATCGATAGTTGGGAGACATTAAAGAAAAGTAAGAATAAAGACTCTAAAGTAGCAGAGAAATCTAGGGAAGAATTCAAAAAGAAGGGGGAGCAGGTATTTTGGATTGGTAAAGATaatattaaggaaaaaaaacGAGCCTTGATAAACTTTCATACTATGTTGATatccaatttttaa